A region from the Desulfomarina profundi genome encodes:
- a CDS encoding DUF6901 family protein has protein sequence MIQTRREYNYCFIFEDGSKKNFKVVLDGRSRIIRETKKDLPSWTLLSHHQCPPCSLDNETHSHCPVAVNIAELVSTFIQSPSHKKCTVSCSSPERLVSKDTTVQKGLSSILGLLMATSGCPVMDFLRPLARFHLPFATVDESVFRSVAAYLLRQYFLKDEEQTADFELNNILGQYEVVKKVNKGMLERIRDISVRDADQNAIVTLNSLAQILEIEIETNLESLRHYFVEE, from the coding sequence ATGATACAAACCAGACGTGAATACAACTACTGTTTTATTTTTGAAGATGGAAGCAAAAAAAATTTCAAAGTAGTCCTGGACGGCAGATCGAGAATAATAAGAGAAACAAAGAAAGACCTGCCATCCTGGACACTGCTGTCTCACCATCAATGTCCACCATGTTCCCTGGATAATGAAACCCATAGCCATTGTCCTGTGGCCGTAAATATTGCTGAACTCGTTTCGACATTTATCCAGTCACCCTCCCATAAAAAATGCACTGTATCCTGTAGTTCTCCGGAACGTCTGGTGAGCAAGGATACAACAGTCCAGAAAGGTCTTTCTTCAATTCTCGGGCTGCTTATGGCCACAAGCGGCTGTCCTGTCATGGATTTTCTCAGGCCTCTGGCCCGGTTTCACCTGCCCTTTGCAACGGTTGATGAATCAGTATTTCGATCCGTTGCTGCTTACCTGCTGCGTCAATATTTTCTTAAAGATGAAGAACAGACGGCAGATTTTGAACTGAACAATATCCTTGGTCAATATGAAGTGGTAAAAAAAGTCAACAAGGGAATGCTGGAACGAATCAGGGATATTAGTGTCCGTGATGCAGACCAGAATGCGATTGTCACCCTCAACAGCCTTGCCCAGATACTGGAAATAGAAATTGAAACCAATCTGGAATCACTGCGCCATTATTTTGTTGAAGAATGA
- a CDS encoding response regulator encodes MELEILLNRSDLSLNPEPEGKMDVQRMALELGRMDKKINALVVDNNPVLLKLISTLLHRENCVVKTAENGLHAIEILEEFHPDIVFTDLIMPQVSGEQLCKILRRTKKYRDVYIVVLSATVLEDSDRIFSETDCDLCIAKGNLNEIRNHLQDALREYRSENRKKSKNNEKIERDARIPKGLKPSEVTTELLLEKRHLDKILDNLVEGIIELNVEGKVVSANRAALEIVDLGEEKIIGVVLSEICSWGSFQADIDDWIKKNLVARRLESLEIIEKNPLELNDRILTASFVAISDKPAWPDNKARQQKINENVFGLCILRDITRQFQAEKERRELDNAVRLITKMDAMSLMAGGVAHDFNNLLTVICGNLDIVVARGETLDFSEREKLIQYAQKAALVAVDLTRQISCFSNFGIVSREKVLIRTLIENTLQEFAKHTRINYEFEVKHDHCFVYVDPEEIAGAIGKILQNALEATDGSAIRIVVDHEITDQRRLIQGQYVPAGRYARIDIKDCGRGIDKENLFRVFDPYYSTKERSSLKGMGMGLTIVYATLRNHGGYVVVHSAPSEGTMVSLYIPELLQSTDRLDLPVEKILNGLQLLMVEPDMQMAQIGKIMLEHLGVIVKTAGTRREALEYVREEKKRGYAGHHVVLLDLSVEQGGAAENTCRLLLEVEPNLKIIATSGTILDPVMEDCRKHGFMGALPKPYNMDSLKHAIISAIYS; translated from the coding sequence GTGGAGTTGGAGATTCTTCTGAACAGGAGTGATTTATCCCTGAATCCCGAACCTGAAGGGAAGATGGATGTGCAGAGGATGGCCTTGGAGCTGGGAAGGATGGATAAGAAGATCAATGCCCTGGTAGTTGACAACAATCCGGTTTTACTGAAATTGATTTCTACACTGCTGCATAGGGAAAACTGTGTTGTCAAAACAGCAGAGAATGGGCTGCATGCTATAGAAATACTGGAAGAATTTCATCCTGATATTGTTTTTACAGACCTGATTATGCCCCAGGTAAGCGGTGAACAGCTCTGTAAAATACTTCGTAGAACCAAAAAATACAGAGATGTATATATTGTTGTCCTTTCTGCGACAGTTCTGGAGGACAGTGACAGAATTTTCAGTGAAACTGATTGTGACCTCTGCATAGCCAAAGGAAATCTGAACGAGATACGAAACCATCTCCAGGATGCGTTAAGAGAATACAGGAGTGAAAACAGAAAAAAAAGTAAGAACAATGAGAAAATAGAAAGAGATGCCAGGATCCCCAAGGGACTGAAACCTTCTGAGGTGACAACGGAACTGTTGCTGGAAAAAAGGCATCTCGATAAAATTCTAGATAATCTTGTTGAAGGTATTATCGAATTAAATGTTGAGGGGAAAGTTGTTTCAGCTAACAGAGCTGCTCTGGAAATTGTTGATCTGGGTGAAGAAAAAATTATCGGTGTCGTCCTGTCGGAAATTTGCTCATGGGGAAGTTTTCAGGCAGATATTGATGACTGGATTAAAAAAAATCTTGTTGCCCGTCGATTGGAATCTCTGGAAATTATTGAGAAGAATCCCCTTGAATTGAATGACAGGATTCTCACTGCTTCATTTGTAGCGATATCGGATAAACCGGCATGGCCGGACAATAAAGCTCGGCAACAAAAAATAAATGAAAATGTTTTCGGCCTGTGTATTCTCAGGGACATTACCCGCCAGTTCCAGGCTGAGAAAGAGAGGCGGGAACTGGATAACGCGGTCAGGCTGATTACCAAAATGGATGCAATGAGCCTGATGGCCGGTGGGGTTGCCCATGATTTTAACAATCTTCTTACGGTAATCTGTGGAAATCTGGATATTGTGGTTGCCAGGGGAGAGACTCTTGATTTTTCCGAGAGGGAAAAACTGATTCAATACGCCCAGAAAGCGGCTCTTGTTGCAGTAGATCTGACGAGGCAGATTTCCTGTTTTTCCAATTTCGGTATAGTCAGCAGGGAAAAGGTTCTTATTCGAACACTGATTGAGAATACCTTGCAGGAATTCGCCAAACATACTCGGATTAACTATGAGTTCGAAGTGAAACATGATCATTGTTTTGTTTATGTTGATCCCGAGGAAATTGCGGGCGCAATAGGCAAAATATTGCAGAATGCGCTGGAAGCAACTGATGGTAGTGCCATCAGAATCGTTGTTGATCATGAAATAACTGATCAGCGCCGGTTGATTCAGGGTCAATATGTACCCGCCGGGAGATATGCCAGAATTGATATAAAGGATTGCGGCCGGGGAATTGACAAGGAAAATCTGTTCAGGGTTTTTGACCCATATTATTCCACCAAGGAAAGGAGTTCCCTGAAGGGTATGGGCATGGGCCTTACCATTGTGTATGCGACCTTGCGGAACCATGGCGGCTATGTTGTTGTGCACTCGGCACCTTCGGAAGGTACCATGGTTTCACTGTATATCCCGGAATTACTGCAATCAACCGATAGACTGGATCTTCCCGTTGAAAAAATCCTCAATGGTCTGCAGTTGCTGATGGTTGAACCTGACATGCAGATGGCTCAAATTGGCAAAATTATGCTTGAACACCTGGGAGTGATTGTTAAAACAGCAGGTACACGCCGGGAAGCACTCGAATACGTTCGGGAGGAAAAGAAGAGAGGTTATGCGGGACATCATGTAGTCCTCCTTGATCTTTCAGTAGAGCAGGGAGGAGCCGCGGAAAACACCTGCAGACTTTTGCTGGAAGTTGAGCCGAATTTAAAAATCATAGCCACCAGCGGTACTATTCTGGACCCGGTGATGGAGGATTGCAGAAAACATGGCTTTATGGGTGCCCTCCCCAAACCATATAACATGGATTCCCTCAAACATGCCATTATATCAGCAATATATTCCTGA
- the priA gene encoding replication restart helicase PriA, protein MHIEVAVAAPLRGSLTYSCPAEDETPGSGKDGSFFIGRRVLVPLGRRKVTGYVLSTGLEEEKDFVVKRITKFLDEKPLFHANMVPFFKWVAEYYHYPPGLVIKAALPAGLAPKSVKQLVAGKNVAELRTISQQLESWGRELLDNGVISGAETKKLLKDTVTGREIRKHIRKKRILVRETVETDSIREKYETCCKIDSAARDKIEQVFSEEETDFGSLQKQYSVALGITLKLSESKVLFYLQKLCKQSNHTMVPFRDLKKHYPSAARPLKSLVGNGIVIKADLRVYRNPFGEQLSFFPRPGELTSEQSRVLEQLLPSIRSKKFTPFLLHGVTGCGKTEVYLRAAEETLAMGRDVLVLVPEIALATQLEAHFVSRFGDQVVLQHSGLTKAERFDQYHKALSGKARIVVGARSALFAPLPDPGLIVVDEEHDTGFKQDDSFRYHGRDMAVVRARNHDAVVILGSATPSITSYANSVSGKYTLLSMKKRVADKPLPEVTIVDLNRDTGKKKGKKGIIRSELRARLKQNLQMKNQSILLLNRRGFSTSLICRDCGTPVQCSHCNVSLTLHKNRDHLLCHYCGFSLSAKTVCFECRSMDLVPAGFGIERVEEEVRGLFPEAVVARIDSDTTADRRQFLRLLRKMQDGDIDILIGTQMVAKGHHFPGVTLVGIVWADGGLSMPDFRAAEKTFQLITQVTGRAGRGKKSGEVIIQTMRPDHYAILYAQQHQYELLYQQEMQLRRSPAFPPHVRLVAVRIEGRVEQEVQKTAIMTGRFLRAGAEKHNTGLVVLGPAPAPLDKIKDRYRWQLLLKGKNSDELHDMVVHLDKEKADLLSGDVG, encoded by the coding sequence ATGCATATTGAAGTAGCGGTTGCGGCTCCCCTGCGGGGGAGTCTGACGTACAGCTGTCCGGCTGAAGACGAAACTCCCGGCTCTGGAAAAGACGGGAGTTTTTTTATTGGCAGAAGAGTGTTGGTCCCCCTGGGGAGAAGGAAAGTGACCGGGTATGTTCTTTCCACTGGCCTGGAAGAAGAAAAGGATTTTGTCGTAAAAAGAATTACAAAATTTCTTGACGAGAAACCACTGTTTCACGCCAACATGGTTCCTTTTTTTAAATGGGTTGCGGAATATTATCATTATCCTCCAGGTCTGGTCATAAAGGCCGCTCTGCCTGCGGGTCTTGCTCCGAAATCAGTGAAACAGCTTGTTGCCGGTAAAAATGTGGCAGAACTGAGAACCATTTCCCAGCAACTGGAATCCTGGGGCCGGGAATTACTGGATAATGGAGTGATCAGCGGGGCCGAAACAAAAAAGTTACTTAAAGATACGGTAACCGGGAGGGAGATTCGAAAACATATCAGGAAAAAGAGAATACTGGTCAGGGAGACTGTGGAAACGGACAGTATAAGGGAAAAATATGAAACATGTTGTAAAATAGACTCTGCTGCAAGAGATAAAATTGAACAGGTGTTTTCAGAGGAAGAGACTGACTTTGGTTCGCTTCAAAAACAATACAGTGTTGCCCTTGGGATCACTCTGAAACTTTCGGAATCAAAGGTACTGTTTTATCTTCAGAAACTTTGTAAGCAGAGCAATCACACAATGGTTCCTTTCAGGGATCTCAAGAAGCATTATCCCTCGGCAGCCAGACCGTTGAAATCCCTGGTCGGCAATGGAATTGTCATTAAGGCGGATTTGCGGGTTTACAGAAATCCCTTTGGTGAACAACTCAGTTTTTTCCCCCGCCCTGGCGAACTCACCTCTGAACAATCCCGCGTACTTGAACAACTTCTTCCTTCGATCCGTTCAAAAAAATTTACTCCCTTCCTTTTACATGGTGTGACGGGTTGCGGCAAAACGGAGGTGTATCTGAGAGCAGCGGAAGAGACTCTGGCTATGGGGAGGGATGTGCTGGTTCTTGTGCCGGAAATTGCTCTGGCAACCCAGCTTGAAGCACATTTTGTCTCCCGGTTTGGCGATCAGGTTGTTCTGCAGCATTCCGGATTAACCAAAGCGGAGAGATTTGATCAGTATCACAAGGCACTTTCCGGAAAGGCACGCATAGTTGTTGGTGCCCGGTCGGCTCTTTTTGCCCCTCTTCCGGATCCCGGACTCATAGTCGTTGACGAGGAACATGATACCGGCTTCAAACAGGATGACAGTTTTCGATATCACGGAAGAGATATGGCTGTTGTCCGTGCCAGAAACCACGATGCAGTGGTTATTCTTGGATCGGCAACTCCTTCCATTACCAGTTATGCCAACAGCGTTTCCGGGAAATACACCTTGCTGAGCATGAAAAAAAGAGTGGCTGACAAACCTCTTCCCGAAGTGACCATTGTTGATCTGAACAGGGATACCGGAAAGAAAAAAGGAAAAAAAGGTATTATACGATCGGAACTGAGAGCGCGGCTGAAACAGAATTTACAAATGAAAAACCAGAGCATCCTGCTGCTCAACAGAAGAGGGTTTTCCACATCACTTATCTGCAGGGATTGCGGAACGCCGGTTCAGTGCAGTCATTGCAATGTATCATTGACTCTTCATAAAAACAGGGATCATCTGCTCTGTCATTATTGCGGTTTTTCCCTGTCGGCAAAGACCGTCTGTTTTGAGTGCAGATCAATGGATCTTGTTCCGGCAGGATTTGGTATTGAGAGGGTCGAGGAGGAGGTGAGGGGGCTGTTTCCTGAAGCTGTTGTGGCCCGTATCGATTCAGATACAACTGCAGACAGAAGACAATTCCTGAGACTCCTGAGAAAAATGCAGGATGGTGATATTGATATTCTTATTGGAACCCAGATGGTTGCCAAAGGCCATCACTTTCCAGGAGTGACCCTGGTTGGTATCGTCTGGGCTGATGGTGGACTGTCCATGCCAGATTTCCGGGCCGCTGAAAAAACATTCCAGCTGATAACACAGGTTACAGGCAGGGCGGGTCGGGGTAAAAAATCCGGCGAAGTTATTATCCAGACCATGCGGCCAGATCATTATGCTATTCTTTATGCACAACAGCACCAGTATGAATTACTGTATCAGCAGGAGATGCAGTTACGGCGCTCTCCTGCCTTCCCACCTCATGTCCGCCTGGTTGCTGTTCGAATTGAGGGAAGGGTGGAACAGGAAGTGCAGAAAACAGCCATAATGACCGGACGTTTCCTGAGAGCAGGTGCAGAGAAACACAATACAGGACTGGTTGTTCTAGGACCGGCTCCGGCACCACTTGACAAGATAAAGGACAGGTATCGCTGGCAGTTATTGCTCAAAGGGAAAAACAGTGATGAACTCCATGACATGGTGGTTCACCTGGATAAGGAGAAGGCTGATCTGCTTTCGGGGGATGTCGGCTGA
- a CDS encoding DUF3418 domain-containing protein, which produces MRRSDWPSNLPSHLKPGFLLFDEKGNTIARGKDLKKLLEEKIIRPVNSSKIPTDPQITALIKSWEEKEFTTWDFSDLPKALPLYTTSGDGLGFLFPFLYFVKEKGVIKIKFERNKITAQEKNRTGMLHLYRLQFPGQYRSVKKMCTTTLSGPSVLSFFSHVKNRQEVVKVVLDFIMRSLFDNPDGEIESQTVFREKVARIQEEGFYQAGGAICNELLNLLRIRKEVMDTIDKTFPAGKGKNSFQKEKNLFFTRLLDDIFSPSFLLTATNKEIQDRKRYLQSLKIRVERFSINPAKDDAKEKQIHPHIINMQQLETREKELSGEGKKLLEEYQRMVAEFRISVFSPEIKTAMVVSEKRLRHLWREISQTC; this is translated from the coding sequence ATACGTCGATCTGACTGGCCCTCGAATCTTCCTTCACATTTGAAGCCAGGATTTCTCCTCTTTGATGAAAAGGGAAATACTATTGCCAGGGGAAAAGATTTGAAGAAACTTCTTGAGGAAAAAATAATCCGGCCTGTCAATTCCTCAAAAATTCCCACTGATCCCCAAATAACCGCACTGATAAAATCCTGGGAGGAAAAAGAATTTACAACCTGGGATTTTTCCGACCTTCCGAAAGCTCTACCTCTTTATACCACCAGCGGTGATGGCCTCGGATTTCTTTTTCCCTTTCTTTATTTTGTCAAGGAAAAAGGTGTAATAAAGATCAAATTTGAGCGAAACAAGATCACAGCACAGGAAAAAAATCGCACAGGAATGCTGCACCTGTACAGGTTGCAGTTTCCGGGACAGTACAGATCTGTAAAAAAAATGTGCACAACAACCCTTTCCGGTCCCTCAGTTCTCAGTTTCTTCAGCCATGTCAAAAATCGGCAGGAAGTAGTCAAAGTTGTGCTCGATTTTATAATGCGTTCGCTGTTTGACAACCCCGATGGCGAAATTGAATCCCAAACTGTTTTCAGGGAGAAGGTAGCCCGCATTCAGGAAGAAGGTTTTTATCAGGCTGGTGGTGCGATCTGCAATGAATTGCTGAATCTTCTCAGGATTCGAAAAGAAGTTATGGATACAATAGATAAAACTTTTCCGGCGGGAAAAGGGAAAAACAGTTTTCAAAAAGAAAAAAACCTGTTTTTTACCCGACTCCTGGACGATATCTTCTCTCCCTCATTCCTGTTGACCGCTACAAACAAAGAAATTCAGGATCGTAAAAGATACCTTCAAAGTCTTAAAATCCGTGTTGAACGATTTTCAATCAATCCGGCGAAAGATGATGCCAAAGAAAAACAAATTCATCCACATATCATCAACATGCAACAATTAGAAACAAGGGAAAAAGAATTATCAGGTGAAGGAAAAAAACTCCTGGAAGAATATCAGCGGATGGTCGCTGAATTCCGAATTTCTGTGTTTTCGCCCGAAATAAAAACCGCCATGGTTGTTTCGGAAAAAAGACTCCGTCACCTATGGCGGGAAATATCACAAACATGCTGA
- the galU gene encoding UTP--glucose-1-phosphate uridylyltransferase GalU encodes MKIRKAVIPVAGLGTRFLPATKAIPKEMLTIVDRPTIQYIVEEVVASGIDQIIFITSEGKSAIENHFDYNFHLDSVLREKNKIALGEELNNISNLIDIVSVRQKKPLGLGHAIWTARHVIGDEPFMVLLGDDMVLSDEPCAKQMLNLFDDVGESIVAIQRVPMDETYQYGIVEGEENGRSKTFRVTRMVEKPAPGTTDSDMAIIGRYILMPDIFDILAKTTPGHGGEIQLTDALLALTKKRSMYAYEFDGTRYDAGDKMGYLKAIIAYGLRHRDIGGPLRKHILEVAADL; translated from the coding sequence ATGAAAATACGTAAAGCTGTCATTCCTGTAGCCGGTCTTGGGACGCGATTTCTTCCGGCTACCAAGGCCATACCGAAAGAGATGTTGACCATTGTTGACCGACCGACCATTCAATACATTGTTGAAGAAGTTGTTGCGTCCGGAATTGACCAGATAATATTTATTACCAGTGAAGGAAAATCGGCTATAGAAAATCATTTCGATTATAATTTTCATCTTGATTCCGTTCTGAGAGAAAAAAACAAAATTGCCCTGGGTGAAGAACTGAACAATATTTCAAATTTGATCGACATTGTTTCAGTCAGACAGAAAAAACCGCTTGGTCTCGGACATGCCATATGGACCGCAAGACATGTTATTGGTGATGAACCGTTTATGGTCCTTCTGGGGGATGATATGGTACTCAGTGATGAGCCCTGTGCAAAACAGATGCTCAACCTCTTTGATGATGTGGGGGAGTCCATAGTGGCTATCCAGAGGGTTCCCATGGATGAAACCTATCAATATGGTATCGTTGAAGGTGAAGAGAATGGTCGCAGTAAAACCTTTCGTGTCACCAGGATGGTTGAAAAACCGGCACCGGGAACAACCGATTCCGATATGGCAATCATTGGCAGATATATTTTAATGCCGGATATTTTTGATATTCTGGCAAAAACTACTCCTGGGCATGGGGGGGAGATTCAATTGACGGATGCGTTACTTGCCCTGACGAAAAAACGTTCAATGTATGCCTATGAATTTGATGGAACCCGTTATGACGCAGGGGATAAAATGGGATATCTCAAGGCGATTATTGCTTACGGGTTGCGCCATCGTGACATTGGTGGTCCATTGAGAAAACATATTCTTGAAGTTGCGGCTGATCTATAA
- the hrpA gene encoding ATP-dependent RNA helicase HrpA encodes MNSSISYPAGLPITARKEDIINSLKTNQVTVIAGETGSGKTTQIPKMCLEAFPDNHRLIGCTQPRRIAASTVSARVAEELGREEGFVAYKVRFHDHTTRSTRIKFMTDGVLLAETRQDPDLLKYDVIIVDEAHERSLNIDFLLGYLKNLLARRSDLKLVITSATIDTQAFAEHFNHCPILNIEGQTYPVKIRYCPLPAEIIEERETVLEHCVAVIRDLFVKELPGDILVFLPTERDIRECCTLLEKYINSAVILPMFGRLHAADQRKIFQSFKKPKIVVATNVAETSITVPGIRYVIDSGLARISRYNVRSKTTSLPVTKISRASCNQRKGRCGRIGPGICVRLYSEEDYEARPQYTLPEIQRSNLAEVILQMIALRLGHPADFPFIDPPHSNAVREGYRLLRELGAIDAKNRLTGTGRIMADLPIDPCISRIIIAAKESNCLREIKIISAILAIQDPRIRPAEREQDADIAHKIFAHPHSDFISLLNIWNQFQIFREESRSWSKLRKFCKLHYLSFQRMREWLDLHDQLERILNKREGFANNSVDASYEQVHKALLPGFLRNIACRKEKKIYKNTRERELMIFPGSHQFSRSGEWIVAASFIETNRLYALTIATIEPEWIETVAPDICKYSWSHPAYHKKSGSIMALENVSLFGLRIISGRKVNFGRRHRKNRKEARDIFINSALVQGELIGKYAFLKHNLTLVKSWEETEERLRTRNIVVDPLVLHDFYNERLPESVFDRKSLNGFLKRKKNKTFLFMREEDILLRKPGENELADYPHSVAVGNMTIRLEYNFTPAAINDGVTFRLPADFAQNVSEHFFEWLVPGLLHEKLTFLLKGLPKSIRKQLVPVNRTVDTILDDIDLYRGSFLGLSNPPYSSISGY; translated from the coding sequence ATGAACAGTTCCATCTCTTATCCGGCAGGGTTGCCGATCACGGCTCGTAAAGAGGATATAATCAACTCTCTTAAAACTAATCAAGTCACCGTTATTGCAGGAGAAACAGGGTCAGGAAAAACCACCCAGATACCCAAAATGTGTCTTGAGGCATTCCCCGACAATCACCGGTTGATCGGCTGTACTCAACCACGTAGAATCGCGGCCTCAACTGTGTCAGCCAGGGTCGCTGAAGAACTTGGTCGGGAAGAAGGATTTGTAGCTTACAAGGTTCGGTTCCATGATCATACCACCCGGTCAACCCGAATAAAATTCATGACAGACGGTGTACTGCTCGCAGAAACCAGGCAGGACCCCGATCTCCTGAAATATGATGTTATCATTGTAGACGAAGCCCATGAACGCAGCCTGAACATTGATTTTCTCCTCGGTTATCTCAAAAACCTTCTTGCCAGACGGTCTGACCTGAAGCTTGTAATCACTTCGGCAACAATTGATACCCAGGCCTTTGCAGAACATTTTAACCATTGCCCGATCCTGAACATCGAGGGACAGACCTACCCCGTCAAGATTCGCTATTGCCCACTGCCGGCGGAAATCATTGAAGAAAGAGAGACCGTTCTTGAGCACTGCGTTGCAGTAATTCGTGATCTTTTCGTGAAAGAATTGCCTGGGGATATCCTTGTCTTTCTCCCGACGGAACGTGATATAAGAGAATGCTGCACTCTTCTTGAAAAATATATCAACTCCGCTGTTATTCTACCCATGTTTGGCAGGCTCCATGCAGCAGACCAGCGGAAGATATTTCAATCATTTAAAAAACCGAAAATCGTCGTTGCCACCAATGTGGCCGAAACGTCGATCACGGTTCCCGGAATCCGATATGTAATAGATTCAGGGTTGGCCAGAATTTCACGATACAACGTCCGCTCAAAGACGACCAGCCTTCCTGTAACAAAAATAAGCAGAGCCAGCTGCAACCAGAGGAAAGGCAGATGTGGCAGGATTGGACCGGGAATTTGTGTCCGTCTCTACTCGGAGGAGGATTATGAGGCAAGACCCCAGTATACACTTCCGGAAATACAACGTTCGAACCTTGCAGAAGTCATCCTGCAGATGATTGCTCTCAGGCTTGGTCACCCTGCAGATTTCCCTTTTATTGATCCCCCCCACTCCAATGCTGTCAGGGAAGGGTACCGTCTCCTCCGAGAACTTGGAGCAATTGATGCGAAAAACCGCCTGACTGGAACAGGCCGGATTATGGCTGACCTTCCCATTGATCCCTGTATCTCTCGCATTATTATTGCTGCAAAAGAATCCAACTGTCTTCGTGAAATTAAAATTATCTCTGCCATTCTTGCTATCCAGGATCCGAGAATCCGTCCGGCGGAACGGGAACAGGATGCGGATATTGCCCATAAAATCTTTGCCCATCCCCATTCTGATTTCATATCTCTTTTAAACATTTGGAACCAGTTTCAGATCTTCAGAGAAGAATCCAGATCATGGTCAAAACTTCGAAAGTTCTGCAAATTACATTATCTTTCCTTCCAGCGAATGCGGGAGTGGCTCGATCTTCACGATCAACTTGAGCGAATTCTGAATAAGCGAGAGGGGTTTGCCAATAACAGTGTCGATGCATCCTATGAACAGGTCCATAAGGCGCTTCTACCCGGCTTTCTGCGCAATATTGCCTGTAGAAAAGAAAAAAAAATCTACAAAAACACCCGGGAGCGGGAACTGATGATTTTTCCAGGTTCCCATCAGTTCAGCAGGAGTGGAGAATGGATTGTTGCGGCTTCTTTTATTGAAACCAACAGGCTCTATGCCCTGACCATTGCAACCATTGAACCGGAATGGATTGAAACTGTCGCACCGGATATCTGTAAATATTCCTGGTCTCACCCGGCTTATCATAAAAAAAGCGGTTCTATCATGGCCCTGGAAAACGTATCCCTTTTCGGTCTGCGTATCATCTCAGGTAGAAAGGTAAACTTCGGCAGACGTCATAGGAAAAACCGCAAAGAAGCCCGAGATATTTTTATCAACAGTGCCCTTGTGCAAGGGGAGCTTATTGGGAAATACGCTTTTCTCAAACATAACCTTACCCTGGTCAAATCATGGGAAGAGACGGAAGAACGGTTGAGAACAAGAAACATTGTCGTCGATCCCCTGGTGTTACATGATTTTTATAATGAAAGGTTACCGGAATCAGTGTTTGACCGAAAAAGCCTGAATGGCTTTTTAAAACGTAAAAAAAACAAAACCTTTCTCTTTATGCGGGAAGAAGATATCCTCCTCAGAAAGCCGGGAGAAAACGAACTGGCAGATTACCCACATTCGGTAGCTGTCGGGAATATGACCATTCGCCTCGAATACAATTTTACGCCGGCTGCGATCAATGACGGTGTTACGTTCAGATTGCCGGCAGACTTTGCCCAAAATGTCTCCGAACATTTTTTTGAATGGCTGGTTCCGGGACTGCTTCATGAAAAACTCACCTTTCTTCTGAAAGGACTTCCGAAATCAATACGTAAACAACTGGTCCCGGTCAACAGAACTGTCGATACCATTCTGGATGATATCGATCTTTATCGCGGCTCCTTTTTGGGGCTGTCGAATCCTCCATACTCAAGCATTTCAGGCTACTGA
- a CDS encoding response regulator, translated as MKILIIDDDEIIRELFRMWLERAGYEVYDAADGREGMAIQEKTPVDMLICDLIMPVQEGIETITLFNDKFPEIGIIAISGGGKIAPGSYLTIAEHLGAWKVFTKPVDMIQLMKDIEEWTVNRGVGDSSEQE; from the coding sequence ATGAAAATATTGATAATTGATGATGATGAAATAATCCGTGAACTGTTTCGCATGTGGCTGGAACGTGCCGGGTATGAAGTCTACGATGCCGCAGATGGAAGGGAAGGAATGGCGATCCAGGAGAAAACCCCTGTGGACATGCTGATTTGTGATCTGATTATGCCGGTTCAGGAGGGGATTGAGACCATTACTCTCTTTAATGATAAATTTCCGGAGATTGGAATTATTGCCATTTCAGGAGGAGGGAAGATTGCTCCTGGGTCTTATTTGACTATAGCCGAACATCTTGGGGCGTGGAAAGTTTTTACAAAACCTGTGGATATGATACAGTTAATGAAAGACATTGAAGAATGGACAGTCAATCGTGGAGTTGGAGATTCTTCTGAACAGGAGTGA